Proteins co-encoded in one Lacerta agilis isolate rLacAgi1 chromosome 6, rLacAgi1.pri, whole genome shotgun sequence genomic window:
- the PPP1R3D gene encoding protein phosphatase 1 regulatory subunit 3D encodes MSRQKLSAGGSLPAQGARPPEHMVPRAPRRTPSYLSNLYQNMLREEEARSTERRRYQHGGSSTSLPSVSVSEEMQQRYTQSAAAASCDPHLRPIMRRRARSLPSSPERRRSMMAPCRVPGCSTRRNKVRFADALGLDLAEVKVFQVGEDPSIPLHVLSRLSINSDLCCSRLDLEFNMQCLVPDFQQPVDCEDFHSRLQRQLVCLERVTSSDLGLNGTVQVVNLAFEKQVAVRYTFNRWRGQHEVSAQWHSSVPGKEGKAQADVFTFFLPVAPFLLQLSSVVEFAVLYRVNGQEYWDNNGGKNFALTCRSHPLKMPRECEESWIHFI; translated from the coding sequence atgTCTCGGCAGAAGCTGTCGGCAGGAGGGTCGCTGCCTGCTCAAGGCGCTAGGCCGCCCGAGCACATGGTACCGAGGGCCCCGCGGAGGACTCCCAGCTACCTCTCCAACCTCTACCAGAACATGCTACGGGAAGAAGAGGCCCGGAGCACAGAGAGGAGGCGGTACCAgcatggcggcagcagcaccagcctCCCGAGTGTCTCCGTCTCCGAGGAGATGCAGCAGAGGTACACTCAGAGCGCCGCGGCAGCAAGCTGTGACCCGCACCTTAGGCCCATCATGCGGCGCCGGGCCAGGTCCTTGCCCAGCTCtccggagaggaggaggagtatgaTGGCGCCGTGCCGTGTCCCGGGGTGCAGCACCCGCCGGAACAAAGTCCGCTTTGCCGATGCTCTGGGCCTGGATCTGGCCGAGGTGAAAGTGTTCCAGGTCGGGGAAGATCCGTCCATCCCTCTGCACGTTCTCTCCAGGCTGTCCATCAATTCCGACCTTTGCTGCAGCAGGCTGGACCTGGAGTTCAACATGCAGTGCCTGGTGCCCGACTTCCAGCAGCCTGTGGACTGCGAGGATTTCCACAGCCGCCTGCAGCGGCAGCTGGTGTGCCTCGAGCGGGTGACCAGCTCAGATCTGGGTCTGAACGGCACCGTCCAAGTGGTCAACCTGGCCTTTGAGAAGCAGGTGGCTGTGAGATACACCTTCAACCGTTGGAGGGGTCAGCACGAAGTCAGTGCCCAGTGGCACAGCAGCGTTcctgggaaggaggggaaggcCCAGGCAGATGTCTTCACTTTCTTCCTTCCCGTGGCGCCGTTCCTCCTCCAGCTGAGCTCAGTGGTTGAGTTTGCAGTACTGTACCGAGTCAACGGGCAGGAGTACTGGGATAACAACGGAGGGAAGAACTTTGCCCTCACCTGTCGGAGTCACCCACTCAAGATGCCCAGGGAATGTGAAGAGAGCTGGATTCACTTCATCTAA